Proteins found in one Arthrobacter sp. U41 genomic segment:
- a CDS encoding sodium-dependent transporter: MSSPSSSRAAPVKRETFSTRRLFILSAIGSAVGLGNIWRFPYIAYDNGGGAFLIPYLVALLTAGIPLLFLDYAVGHKFRGSAPLAYRRLHRAAEPLGWWQVLVCFVIAAYYAVIVAWSLMYTIFSFTEAWGDNAEGYFFGTFLKVSEAPGVGFNYVPSVFFPLLLIWTAVIIIMVAGIRKGISRANSILLPLLMVMFLLLVVQSLFLPGAAEGLNAFFTPDWAALADASVWAAAYGHIFFSLSVGYGIMVTYSSYLKRRTDLTGSGMVVAFSNSGFEILAGIGVFAALGFMAQAAGAGVNDVVTQGIGLAFVAFPTIVSQAPFGAFMGVLFFGSLVFAGVTSLISVLEVIVAAVQDKLAWGRVKASVVVSGLVAAVSLALFPTATGLYLLDTADAFVNSFGITLGALVTVVVLAWFLRKLPLLSAHLNRTSTIKMHRTWMVLVAGVVPLALIYMVSNEFISKISTTYEGYPAWFVGLFGWGMAGGLVVLALALTFIPWSRKSKAHHDPEYQSMVDEEEEETAR; this comes from the coding sequence ATGAGCAGCCCGTCCTCTTCCCGCGCCGCACCAGTGAAGCGCGAGACATTTTCCACGCGAAGGCTGTTCATCCTTTCGGCCATCGGTTCAGCTGTGGGGCTGGGCAACATCTGGCGCTTTCCGTACATCGCCTATGACAACGGCGGCGGCGCCTTCCTGATCCCGTACCTCGTGGCGCTGCTGACGGCGGGCATCCCCCTGCTGTTCCTGGACTATGCCGTGGGGCACAAATTCCGCGGCTCGGCCCCGCTTGCCTACCGCCGGCTCCACCGGGCGGCCGAGCCGCTGGGGTGGTGGCAGGTGCTGGTCTGTTTCGTCATCGCAGCCTATTATGCGGTGATTGTCGCGTGGTCCCTGATGTACACCATCTTTTCCTTCACCGAGGCGTGGGGGGACAACGCCGAAGGCTACTTCTTCGGGACTTTCCTCAAGGTCTCCGAGGCGCCCGGTGTCGGCTTCAATTACGTGCCGTCCGTTTTCTTCCCGCTGCTGCTGATCTGGACCGCTGTCATCATCATCATGGTGGCCGGAATCCGCAAGGGAATCTCGCGCGCCAACTCGATCCTGCTCCCGTTGCTGATGGTGATGTTCTTGCTGCTCGTGGTCCAATCGCTGTTCCTGCCAGGTGCGGCAGAGGGGCTCAACGCCTTCTTCACCCCCGACTGGGCCGCTTTGGCCGATGCGTCAGTGTGGGCTGCGGCGTATGGACACATCTTCTTTTCGCTTTCGGTGGGGTACGGCATCATGGTCACCTACTCCTCCTACCTGAAGCGCAGGACCGACCTGACCGGTTCAGGCATGGTGGTCGCCTTTTCCAATTCGGGATTCGAGATCCTGGCCGGCATCGGCGTGTTCGCCGCACTGGGGTTCATGGCCCAGGCCGCCGGAGCAGGCGTAAACGATGTTGTTACCCAAGGCATCGGGCTGGCGTTCGTAGCGTTCCCCACCATTGTTTCCCAGGCGCCGTTCGGGGCGTTCATGGGGGTGCTGTTCTTTGGATCCCTGGTTTTCGCGGGGGTTACATCGCTGATTTCGGTCCTGGAGGTCATTGTGGCGGCGGTGCAGGACAAGCTGGCGTGGGGGCGGGTCAAGGCGTCAGTGGTGGTCAGCGGGCTGGTCGCGGCCGTGTCGCTGGCCCTCTTCCCGACGGCAACGGGCCTATACCTCCTGGACACCGCCGATGCTTTCGTCAACAGCTTTGGCATCACGCTCGGGGCGCTGGTGACCGTGGTGGTGCTGGCATGGTTCCTGCGCAAGCTTCCCCTGCTGTCAGCCCACCTCAACCGCACTTCGACAATCAAGATGCACCGGACGTGGATGGTGCTGGTGGCCGGTGTGGTGCCGCTTGCGCTGATCTACATGGTGTCCAACGAATTCATCAGCAAGATCTCCACCACCTATGAGGGCTATCCCGCATGGTTTGTGGGCCTGTTCGGCTGGGGCATGGCCGGCGGCCTCGTGGTCCTGGCGCTGGCACTGACGTTCATCCCCTGGAGCCGCAAATCCAAGGCCCACCATGACCCGGAGTATCAATCCATGGTGGACGAGGAAGAAGAGGAGACAGCACGATGA
- a CDS encoding (Fe-S)-binding protein, translating into MRIALFATCIVDAMYPATARATVKILERLGHEVVFPSDQACCGQMHVNSGYLKEAVPVVANHVAAFDTEDYDVAVAPSGSCVASVKHQHPMVARSCGDKTLEARAAAVGAKTYELSELLVDVLGVTDAGAQLGSYFPHRVTYHPSCHGMRLLKLGDRQARLLRSVTGIDLADLPEADQCCGFGGTFSMKNADVSSAMLEDKTANITATGARLCAGGDASCLMHIGGGLSRQGSDVTTLHLAELLASTKEAPVSVTGDVLLSTGKAAR; encoded by the coding sequence ATGAGAATTGCCTTGTTCGCCACATGCATCGTCGATGCGATGTATCCGGCCACAGCGCGGGCCACCGTGAAGATTCTGGAGCGGCTGGGGCACGAGGTCGTGTTCCCGTCCGACCAGGCCTGCTGCGGGCAGATGCATGTCAACAGCGGCTACCTCAAGGAAGCGGTCCCCGTCGTCGCCAACCACGTCGCGGCCTTCGACACGGAGGACTACGACGTCGCCGTCGCGCCCTCCGGCTCCTGCGTCGCCTCCGTCAAGCACCAGCATCCGATGGTGGCCCGCTCCTGCGGGGACAAAACCCTGGAAGCCCGGGCCGCCGCGGTCGGCGCCAAAACCTACGAACTCTCCGAACTGCTCGTTGACGTCCTCGGCGTGACCGACGCCGGGGCGCAGCTCGGCTCCTACTTCCCGCACCGCGTCACCTACCACCCCAGTTGCCACGGCATGCGCCTGCTCAAGCTGGGGGACCGGCAGGCCCGGCTGCTGCGCAGCGTCACGGGGATCGACCTGGCGGACCTGCCGGAGGCGGACCAGTGCTGCGGTTTCGGCGGCACGTTCTCGATGAAAAACGCCGATGTCTCCTCAGCCATGCTCGAGGACAAGACCGCCAACATCACCGCGACCGGTGCCCGGCTGTGCGCCGGCGGCGATGCCTCCTGCCTGATGCACATCGGCGGCGGTCTGTCCCGCCAGGGCAGCGACGTGACCACCCTGCACCTGGCCGAACTACTCGCCAGCACCAAAGAGGCCCCGGTGTCCGTCACCGGCGATGTTCTTCTCTCCACCGGAAAGGCAGCGCGATGA
- a CDS encoding L-lactate permease yields the protein MDNLAVLALLALAPILVVGVLLAGFRWPAKYAMPVGYVIAVLVALFVWRMDFTGVLAASIEGLITAGTLLYIVFGALLLLSTLTVSGGMSAIRAGFSNISPDRRVQAIIIGWLFGSFIEGASGFGTPAAVVAPLLLALGFPAMAAVMVGLIIQSTPVSFGAVGTPILVGVGQGLGGDPSVAERISVLGLTMPEFVSSIGFQVASIHAIVGLLIPLIMVCMLTGFFGQEKRFRDGLAVWPFAIYASVAMTIPSVLTARFLGPEFPSLFGGLIGLTLVMYTSSRGFLMPKETFDFGPRTSWPKRWMGTLEPAKAADMSAPMSPLRAWAPYVLMGLLLVATRAIPGLKSFLTGLAIPVKDILGTGISTSIQPFYLPGFVLILASVFAFFLHRMNGKQMLQAVKVSGSQIVGTAVALLFAVPLVRVLIQSGPELNASGLSSMPVTLAEGAAAISGGSWPLIAPWVGALGAFVAGSNTVSNLTFAQFQFSTGAQIGVPPEMVVAGQAVGGAGGNPIAIHNIVAASATVGLLGREGDLLRKTILVTMYYSLAAGIMTFLFIHGLGFNAGTIMLVLLIAGLALLVRWMLKQKPHREANQPADQATRS from the coding sequence GTGGACAACTTAGCCGTACTGGCTCTTCTCGCATTAGCGCCGATCCTTGTGGTCGGCGTCCTCCTGGCCGGCTTCCGCTGGCCGGCCAAATACGCCATGCCCGTTGGCTACGTCATTGCGGTGCTGGTGGCGCTCTTTGTGTGGCGGATGGATTTCACCGGGGTGCTCGCCGCCTCGATTGAGGGCCTCATCACCGCCGGCACCCTGCTCTACATTGTGTTCGGCGCGCTGCTGCTGCTCTCCACCCTCACCGTGAGCGGCGGAATGTCCGCGATCCGGGCAGGGTTCAGCAACATCTCCCCGGACCGCCGCGTTCAGGCCATTATTATCGGTTGGCTCTTCGGCAGCTTCATCGAAGGCGCCTCCGGCTTCGGCACTCCCGCGGCCGTTGTAGCCCCGTTGCTGTTGGCCTTGGGTTTCCCGGCCATGGCCGCCGTGATGGTCGGCCTGATCATCCAGAGCACGCCGGTGAGCTTCGGCGCCGTGGGCACTCCCATCCTCGTCGGTGTGGGGCAGGGGCTCGGCGGTGACCCTTCCGTTGCCGAACGCATCAGCGTTCTGGGCCTGACGATGCCGGAGTTTGTTTCCTCCATCGGATTCCAGGTCGCGTCGATCCACGCCATCGTGGGCCTGCTCATACCGTTGATCATGGTCTGCATGCTGACGGGGTTCTTCGGCCAGGAGAAGCGCTTCCGCGACGGCCTGGCCGTGTGGCCGTTTGCGATCTACGCCTCCGTTGCCATGACCATTCCCTCCGTCCTTACCGCCCGGTTCCTCGGCCCGGAGTTCCCGTCGCTGTTTGGCGGCCTAATCGGCCTGACGCTCGTCATGTACACGTCCAGCCGCGGATTCCTGATGCCCAAGGAAACCTTTGACTTCGGACCGCGAACCAGTTGGCCCAAGCGGTGGATGGGTACTCTCGAGCCGGCCAAGGCCGCCGACATGTCTGCGCCCATGAGCCCGCTGCGGGCCTGGGCTCCCTACGTTCTGATGGGCCTGCTGCTCGTAGCTACCCGGGCGATCCCCGGGCTCAAGAGCTTCCTGACCGGACTGGCCATCCCGGTCAAGGACATTCTCGGCACCGGCATCAGCACCAGCATCCAGCCGTTCTACCTGCCGGGCTTCGTACTCATCCTCGCCTCGGTGTTCGCGTTCTTCCTGCACCGGATGAACGGCAAGCAGATGCTCCAGGCGGTCAAGGTCTCGGGCAGCCAGATTGTCGGCACGGCGGTGGCTCTGCTCTTCGCGGTTCCCCTGGTCCGCGTCCTCATCCAGTCCGGTCCGGAACTGAACGCCTCCGGGCTCTCCAGCATGCCCGTCACGCTGGCCGAAGGTGCAGCCGCGATTTCCGGCGGATCCTGGCCGCTCATCGCGCCGTGGGTTGGCGCCCTGGGCGCGTTCGTGGCCGGCTCCAACACGGTGTCGAACCTCACCTTCGCGCAGTTCCAGTTCTCCACCGGCGCCCAAATCGGGGTCCCCCCGGAGATGGTCGTGGCGGGACAGGCTGTGGGCGGCGCCGGCGGCAACCCCATCGCCATCCACAACATCGTCGCCGCATCCGCCACCGTGGGCCTGTTGGGCAGGGAAGGCGATCTGCTGCGCAAGACCATCCTTGTCACCATGTACTACTCCCTTGCGGCTGGAATCATGACGTTCCTCTTCATCCACGGGTTGGGCTTCAATGCCGGCACCATCATGCTGGTCCTGCTGATCGCCGGACTTGCACTGCTGGTCCGGTGGATGCTCAAGCAGAAGCCGCATCGCGAAGCGAACCAGCCCGCAGACCAGGCAACCCGGTCCTGA
- a CDS encoding NADPH:quinone reductase, with amino-acid sequence MKAIVYRATGDPSVLELVDREIRDPGRGEVRLRIMVSAVNPTDWKSRRGAKPGEPLPFAEVVPNQDGAGVVDAVGPGVEHLHVGDRVWLALAAYQRADGGTAQEFAVLPAERVFPLPQNAGFDLGASLGVPAVTAHRALTIAEDGPRRLHPGALDGKVVLVAGGAGAVGHAAIQLAKWAGAVVITTVSGPAKAALVTAAGADHVINYRESHAAAEIRRIAPGGVDQIVELAPAQNAELDLAVIRNRGSVAVYANNGGDQVSLDVRRHFSLNVRYQFVLLYTVGMAAVHAAAEDINAAIADGALPVGEAAGLPLHRFDLADTAAAHTAVEASIVGKVLIDVSAG; translated from the coding sequence CCCGGGGCGCGGGGAGGTCCGCCTTCGGATCATGGTCTCCGCGGTGAACCCCACCGACTGGAAGTCGCGCCGCGGCGCCAAACCGGGCGAGCCGTTGCCCTTCGCGGAGGTTGTGCCGAACCAAGACGGCGCCGGAGTGGTGGACGCCGTCGGACCCGGCGTCGAGCACCTCCACGTCGGCGACAGAGTCTGGCTGGCCTTAGCCGCCTACCAGCGCGCCGACGGCGGGACAGCGCAGGAGTTCGCCGTCCTGCCGGCCGAGCGGGTCTTTCCGCTGCCGCAGAACGCCGGGTTCGACCTCGGCGCAAGCCTGGGTGTTCCTGCGGTCACCGCCCACCGGGCCCTGACCATCGCCGAGGACGGCCCGCGGCGGCTGCACCCGGGAGCGTTGGACGGCAAGGTAGTTCTCGTCGCTGGAGGCGCCGGTGCTGTGGGTCATGCGGCGATCCAGCTCGCCAAGTGGGCCGGCGCCGTTGTGATCACGACCGTGAGCGGACCGGCGAAGGCTGCGCTGGTCACGGCCGCCGGCGCCGATCACGTCATCAATTACCGGGAAAGCCACGCGGCCGCGGAGATCCGCCGGATCGCTCCCGGGGGCGTCGACCAGATCGTGGAGCTGGCGCCCGCGCAGAACGCGGAACTCGACCTGGCTGTGATCCGCAACCGCGGCTCCGTCGCGGTCTACGCCAACAACGGCGGCGATCAGGTGAGCCTGGACGTGCGCAGGCATTTCAGCCTCAACGTCCGCTACCAGTTCGTGTTGCTCTACACCGTTGGCATGGCCGCGGTGCACGCCGCCGCCGAGGACATTAATGCGGCCATCGCCGACGGCGCCCTTCCGGTGGGAGAAGCGGCGGGTCTGCCGCTGCACCGCTTTGACCTGGCTGACACGGCCGCGGCCCACACGGCGGTGGAAGCGAGCATCGTCGGCAAGGTACTGATCGATGTGTCAGCGGGCTAG
- a CDS encoding methionine/alanine import family NSS transporter small subunit: MTPIAVTMMIIAILTVWGGLALALLNLKRHPEDEGALPEEHAPEL; this comes from the coding sequence ATGACACCCATCGCAGTCACCATGATGATCATTGCCATCCTCACAGTGTGGGGCGGCCTGGCCCTTGCGTTGCTCAACCTCAAGCGTCACCCCGAGGATGAGGGCGCGCTGCCGGAGGAGCACGCACCGGAGCTTTGA
- a CDS encoding FadR/GntR family transcriptional regulator, producing the protein MTAAEATPRRRTYDVLLHDIEADLRSGKIKLGDRLPGERTLAESYGISRASVREAIRILDAMGVLRSSVGSGPTAGAIVISDPSAGLSSALRLHVASSRLPVKDIVQTRILLETWSAQTAATRTDAQEELEQASRLLHAMDNPQIDRDAFYELDARFHVALSSLAGNAVVTTMMESLSGSIVGYIKGAMDAMEAWPDVLSALRTQHHGIFDAVQAHDGELAARLLREHIEWFHQKAREATVGQAAH; encoded by the coding sequence GTGACAGCCGCAGAAGCAACCCCCCGCCGTCGCACCTACGACGTGCTCCTGCATGACATAGAAGCGGACCTTCGCTCGGGCAAGATCAAGCTCGGGGACCGGCTTCCGGGCGAACGCACGCTGGCCGAAAGCTACGGGATTTCCCGGGCGTCAGTGCGGGAAGCCATCCGCATTCTGGACGCAATGGGCGTGCTGCGCAGCTCCGTCGGATCCGGTCCCACCGCCGGGGCAATTGTCATTTCCGATCCCTCCGCGGGCCTGTCGTCCGCACTGCGGCTGCACGTCGCCAGCAGCCGATTACCGGTGAAGGACATCGTTCAGACCCGCATTCTGCTTGAGACCTGGTCCGCCCAAACGGCAGCAACCCGCACCGACGCGCAGGAGGAACTGGAGCAGGCATCCCGGCTGCTGCACGCCATGGACAATCCGCAGATCGACCGGGATGCGTTCTATGAACTGGATGCGCGGTTCCACGTCGCGCTGAGTTCCCTCGCCGGAAACGCGGTGGTCACCACCATGATGGAATCCCTCAGCGGATCCATCGTCGGCTACATCAAAGGCGCGATGGACGCCATGGAAGCCTGGCCGGACGTCTTGTCAGCGCTTCGGACCCAGCATCACGGGATCTTCGACGCCGTACAGGCACACGATGGGGAACTCGCGGCCCGCCTGCTACGCGAGCACATCGAATGGTTCCACCAGAAGGCACGGGAAGCGACCGTCGGCCAAGCCGCACACTGA
- a CDS encoding DUF427 domain-containing protein, with the protein MTPAQGFPGFFRRPQPIKPSAGQESVWDYPRPPRVEPRSERVIVRLGGQVIADTTDAVRVLETSHPPVYYLPLASFPAGVLVPVEGTSFCEFKGAAHYFDVVAGGVVVPRAGWTYPEPTRGFEALSTRVALYPGHMDSCEVNGEQVACQEGDFYGGWITPQIVGPFKGGPGTAGW; encoded by the coding sequence ATGACTCCTGCTCAAGGTTTTCCCGGCTTTTTCCGGCGTCCCCAGCCCATCAAACCCTCGGCCGGTCAAGAATCGGTGTGGGACTACCCGCGGCCGCCAAGGGTCGAGCCGCGATCCGAACGGGTTATCGTGCGGCTTGGCGGGCAGGTGATTGCCGACACCACCGATGCAGTGCGCGTCCTGGAGACGAGTCATCCGCCTGTCTACTACCTGCCATTGGCCTCATTCCCTGCCGGTGTACTCGTCCCGGTCGAGGGCACCAGCTTCTGCGAGTTCAAGGGAGCAGCGCACTACTTCGACGTCGTTGCCGGCGGAGTCGTCGTTCCCCGTGCCGGGTGGACCTACCCGGAACCCACCCGGGGGTTCGAGGCGCTCAGCACCCGGGTGGCTCTCTACCCGGGACACATGGACTCCTGCGAAGTCAACGGCGAGCAGGTGGCCTGCCAGGAAGGTGACTTCTACGGCGGTTGGATCACCCCGCAGATCGTGGGTCCGTTCAAGGGTGGCCCGGGCACGGCCGGATGGTGA